Proteins encoded within one genomic window of Amycolatopsis nigrescens CSC17Ta-90:
- a CDS encoding molybdopterin-dependent oxidoreductase, whose amino-acid sequence MTTAQVTCPLCEATCGLDVTFDDAQRVVGVRGDAEDVFSRGYICPKGASLGALHHDPDRLRAPLVKRDGEFTEVGWDEAFAEIDAKLPGIIGEHGKDSVAVYAGNPSAHNLASTLYGRVLFKALGTRNFYTAGSVDQLPKHYSSGYLFGDPLAIPVPDLDRTGYLLMLGANPLVSNGSLMTAADVRGRLRGIRARGGKLVVVDPKRSRTAAQADEHHAIRPGTDALLLFAMIGVLFAENRVSLGELAGQVNGLTELRELAKPFTPEAVAPHTGLDADVIRRLALELADAERAAVYGRIGTTTQAFGTLASWLVDVLNVLTGNLDREGGAMFPRPAAVAAVRSKPFRSGRWRTRVRGLPEVLGEVPVATMADEISTPGEGKVRALITIGGNPCLSAPNSARLAEALRELDFMVSVDVYLNETSRHADVILPGPTPLERPHYDLALYQFAVRNVANWTPAAVATEVPQEWQTLLRLTGVVTGQGPDADLAALDEFVAAGLAGQLGLTPAPDRTGPERLLDLMLRAGPYELALADLEAAPHGIDLGPLRPRVPEVLRTASGRIELAPEAIVADLPRLAAELGNAPDGGLVLIGRRQLSSNNSWMHNLEPLVRGKNQCTVQVHPADAGRLGLTDGGRAVVNSHAGKVEVPVEVTDEIRPGVVSIPHGWGHDLPGTRTAVAAAHAGVNSNLVTDDGPLDALSGTAVLNGIPVDVTPA is encoded by the coding sequence ATGACAACAGCGCAGGTCACTTGTCCGCTTTGTGAAGCAACCTGCGGCCTAGACGTCACCTTCGACGACGCCCAGCGCGTAGTCGGCGTACGCGGTGACGCGGAGGACGTCTTCTCTCGCGGCTACATCTGCCCGAAAGGCGCGTCACTCGGCGCGCTGCACCACGACCCGGATCGCCTGCGCGCCCCGCTGGTCAAGCGCGACGGCGAGTTCACCGAGGTCGGCTGGGACGAGGCGTTCGCCGAAATCGACGCGAAACTGCCCGGGATCATCGGCGAGCACGGCAAGGACTCGGTGGCCGTCTACGCCGGCAATCCGTCCGCGCACAACCTGGCCAGCACGCTCTACGGGCGGGTGCTGTTCAAAGCGCTCGGCACCAGGAACTTCTACACCGCCGGCTCGGTCGACCAGCTGCCGAAGCACTACTCCTCCGGCTACCTGTTCGGCGACCCGCTGGCCATCCCGGTGCCCGATCTCGATCGCACCGGCTACCTGCTGATGCTCGGCGCGAACCCGCTGGTGTCCAACGGCAGCCTGATGACCGCCGCCGACGTCCGCGGCAGGCTGCGCGGCATCCGCGCCCGCGGCGGCAAGCTGGTGGTCGTCGACCCGAAGCGATCCCGCACCGCGGCGCAGGCCGACGAGCACCACGCGATCCGGCCCGGCACCGACGCGCTGCTGCTGTTCGCCATGATCGGCGTGCTGTTCGCCGAGAACCGGGTTTCCCTCGGCGAACTCGCCGGGCAGGTCAACGGCCTGACCGAACTGCGCGAGCTGGCCAAGCCGTTCACCCCGGAGGCCGTCGCCCCGCACACCGGCCTGGACGCGGACGTGATCCGCCGGCTGGCGCTCGAACTGGCGGACGCGGAACGGGCCGCGGTCTACGGCCGGATCGGCACCACCACCCAGGCTTTCGGCACCCTGGCCAGCTGGCTGGTGGACGTGCTGAACGTGCTCACCGGCAACCTGGACCGCGAAGGCGGCGCGATGTTCCCGCGGCCGGCGGCGGTGGCCGCGGTGCGGAGCAAGCCGTTCCGGTCCGGGCGCTGGCGGACCAGGGTGCGCGGGCTGCCGGAGGTGCTCGGCGAAGTGCCGGTGGCCACCATGGCCGACGAGATCAGCACCCCCGGCGAAGGCAAGGTGCGGGCGCTGATCACCATCGGCGGCAACCCCTGCCTGAGCGCGCCGAACTCCGCGCGCCTCGCCGAAGCGTTGCGAGAACTGGATTTCATGGTCTCGGTGGACGTATACCTGAACGAGACGAGCCGGCACGCGGACGTGATCCTGCCCGGCCCGACCCCGCTGGAACGGCCGCACTACGACCTCGCGCTGTACCAGTTCGCGGTGCGCAACGTGGCGAACTGGACCCCGGCCGCGGTGGCGACCGAGGTGCCGCAGGAGTGGCAGACCCTGCTGCGGCTGACCGGGGTGGTCACCGGCCAGGGACCGGACGCGGACCTGGCCGCGCTGGACGAGTTCGTCGCGGCCGGGCTGGCCGGGCAGCTCGGGCTGACCCCGGCGCCGGACCGGACCGGCCCCGAACGGCTGCTGGACCTGATGCTGCGCGCGGGCCCGTACGAGCTGGCACTGGCCGACCTGGAGGCGGCACCGCACGGGATCGACCTCGGCCCGCTGCGGCCACGGGTGCCCGAGGTGCTGCGCACCGCCAGCGGCCGGATCGAACTGGCACCGGAAGCGATCGTCGCGGACCTGCCGAGGCTCGCGGCGGAGCTGGGCAACGCGCCGGACGGCGGGCTGGTGCTGATCGGCAGGCGGCAGCTGAGCTCGAACAACTCCTGGATGCACAACCTGGAACCCTTGGTGCGCGGGAAGAACCAGTGCACCGTGCAGGTGCACCCCGCCGACGCCGGACGGCTCGGGCTGACCGACGGCGGGCGCGCGGTGGTGAACTCGCACGCCGGCAAGGTGGAGGTGCCGGTGGAGGTGACCGACGAGATCCGGCCGGGGGTGGTGAGCATCCCGCACGGCTGGGGCCACGACCTGCCGGGCACCAGGACCGCGGTGGCCGCCGCGCACGCCGGGGTGAACTCGAACCTGGTCACCGACGACGGCCCGCTGGACGCGCTCTCCGGCACCGCCGTGCTCAACGGCATCCCGGTCGACGTCACCCCCGCCTGA
- a CDS encoding glycoside hydrolase family 76 protein — MEPEWAAAAERAVRGRHLRRVWALPGTALGRSGWPPTPGQRLHRHWNYWWQAHLLDCLVDAQLRAPEPARALLIERFVKSVLRRNFGKWTNDYYDDIAWLGLALDRAGKVTGLPVDEPVSVILAQLREGWTEDAGGGIWWRRGDEFKNAPANGPAAILHARRGETGRAAELLEWMETRLVDPDTGLVWDGFRVDTGELVKLVYTYCQGVFLGACLDLSEVDSALRTIRAVVAHCAPAGVLRGQGGGDGGLFAGILARYLALAVHRLPPCPEATAARSVVLNSAEACWRSAMVAPHGPLFSPEWTVKAPILPLPQGHPARDLSVQVGAWLLLEAAHTLTGK; from the coding sequence ATGGAGCCGGAATGGGCCGCGGCCGCCGAACGAGCGGTTCGCGGCAGGCATTTGCGCCGTGTCTGGGCCTTGCCCGGTACGGCGCTCGGTCGCAGCGGCTGGCCGCCCACCCCCGGCCAGCGGCTGCACCGTCACTGGAATTACTGGTGGCAAGCGCATTTGCTGGACTGCCTCGTCGACGCGCAGCTGCGCGCCCCGGAGCCTGCGCGGGCCCTGCTGATCGAGCGGTTCGTGAAATCGGTGCTGCGGCGCAACTTCGGCAAGTGGACCAACGACTACTACGACGACATCGCCTGGCTCGGCCTGGCGTTGGACCGCGCCGGCAAGGTGACCGGCCTGCCCGTGGACGAGCCCGTGTCGGTGATCCTGGCGCAACTGCGCGAAGGCTGGACGGAGGACGCGGGCGGCGGCATCTGGTGGCGGCGCGGGGACGAGTTCAAGAACGCGCCGGCGAACGGGCCCGCCGCGATCCTGCACGCACGCCGCGGCGAAACCGGGCGGGCCGCGGAACTGCTCGAATGGATGGAGACGCGGCTGGTCGACCCGGACACCGGGCTGGTCTGGGACGGCTTCCGGGTGGACACCGGCGAACTGGTGAAGCTCGTCTACACCTACTGCCAAGGTGTCTTCCTCGGCGCCTGCCTAGATCTGTCCGAAGTGGACTCCGCGCTCCGGACCATCCGCGCGGTGGTCGCGCACTGCGCGCCGGCCGGGGTGCTGCGCGGCCAGGGCGGCGGGGACGGCGGGCTGTTCGCCGGGATACTGGCCCGATATCTGGCACTGGCCGTGCACCGGCTGCCGCCGTGCCCGGAGGCGACGGCCGCGCGTTCGGTGGTGCTGAACTCGGCCGAAGCCTGCTGGCGCAGCGCCATGGTGGCCCCGCACGGCCCACTCTTCAGTCCAGAATGGACAGTAAAGGCCCCCATCTTGCCCTTACCCCAAGGCCATCCCGCCCGCGACCTTTCCGTCCAGGTCGGCGCCTGGCTCCTGCTCGAAGCCGCGCACACCCTAACCGGCAAATAG
- a CDS encoding LacI family DNA-binding transcriptional regulator, translating to MPQPRSSRPTQRDIAEIAGVSITTVSHVVNGTRAVAPETRAAVLAAVEQTGYTGDAIARSLVTGGTRSIGVAISLLANPYFAMLIQAIEREAAEAGYTVLLADTHDTVATEQDTVRTLRSRRVEGMLLTPAPGDGAVISELVSLGVPTVLMDRLATRGDVDQVGVENIQSTSALTEHLASLGHRRIGLISGAAGLSTSEERTLGYRLGLGRAGLSWTPELVACGHSSREGGVEALRTLLAQLDPPTALVVANDSMMVGVLHEARRRELRIGRDLPVVVYDDVEWADLVDPPLTTMAQPIEAIGRQAVRLLLARIADPDRKPETVRLPPSLRHRSSCGCPPPGK from the coding sequence TTGCCACAGCCGAGATCCTCGCGCCCGACCCAGCGCGACATCGCCGAGATAGCCGGGGTTTCGATCACCACCGTCTCACACGTGGTCAACGGGACCCGCGCGGTCGCCCCGGAAACCAGGGCGGCGGTGCTGGCCGCGGTCGAGCAGACCGGCTACACCGGGGACGCGATCGCGCGCTCGCTGGTCACCGGCGGCACCCGCTCGATCGGGGTGGCCATCTCCCTGCTGGCGAACCCGTACTTCGCGATGCTGATCCAGGCCATCGAACGCGAAGCCGCCGAAGCCGGCTACACCGTGCTGCTCGCCGACACGCACGACACCGTCGCCACCGAACAGGACACCGTGCGCACCCTGCGTTCGCGCCGGGTGGAAGGCATGCTGCTCACCCCGGCGCCGGGCGACGGAGCGGTGATCAGCGAGCTGGTTTCGCTGGGCGTGCCGACCGTGCTGATGGACCGGCTGGCCACCCGCGGCGACGTGGACCAGGTCGGGGTGGAGAACATCCAGTCCACCTCGGCGCTGACCGAGCACCTCGCGTCGCTCGGGCACCGGCGGATCGGCCTGATCAGCGGCGCGGCCGGGCTCAGCACCAGCGAGGAGCGCACCCTCGGCTACCGGCTCGGCCTCGGCAGGGCCGGGCTGTCCTGGACACCCGAACTGGTGGCCTGCGGGCATTCTTCGCGGGAGGGCGGGGTCGAGGCGCTGCGCACCCTGCTGGCCCAGCTCGACCCGCCGACCGCGCTGGTGGTGGCGAACGACAGCATGATGGTCGGCGTGCTGCACGAGGCCCGCCGCCGCGAACTGCGGATCGGCCGGGACCTGCCGGTGGTGGTATACGACGACGTGGAATGGGCCGATCTGGTGGATCCGCCGCTGACCACGATGGCGCAGCCGATCGAGGCCATCGGGCGGCAGGCCGTCCGGCTGCTGCTGGCCAGAATCGCCGACCCGGACCGCAAACCGGAGACCGTCCGCTTGCCCCCTTCTCTGCGCCACCGCTCCTCCTGCGGCTGCCCACCACCCGGCAAATAG
- a CDS encoding substrate-binding domain-containing protein — protein sequence MRQRRLNRSFKIGTAGLAAVLALTGCTVERHWGGGTTAGGGKASVGLVTKTDTNPYFVELRNAASAAAQSLGADFHALAGQFDGDNDGQVRAIENLMQQGANTILITPSSSTGVLDAIKRAREAGVLVLALDTATEPAEAVDATIATDNVEAGRQQGAYVKAALAGAAPKLLMVDGTAGSTVDTQRHSGFLKGIGLADDAPQILGRTPANGDQSLAQQGVENLLQRTTDINAVYTMNEPMGRGAYAALQARGLVDRVAMGSIDGGCEGVQNVKDGEYAATVMQFPKKMAEQGVAAAVDYAKTGKKPAGFVNTGSVVISDRPVPGLESQNTDWGLQNCWGDRK from the coding sequence ATGAGACAGCGACGTCTCAACCGGAGTTTCAAGATCGGCACGGCCGGCCTGGCCGCCGTGCTGGCGTTGACCGGCTGCACGGTGGAACGCCACTGGGGTGGCGGCACCACCGCCGGTGGCGGCAAGGCCAGCGTCGGCCTGGTCACCAAGACCGATACCAACCCCTATTTCGTCGAGCTGCGCAACGCGGCCAGTGCCGCCGCGCAGTCACTCGGCGCGGACTTCCACGCGCTCGCCGGTCAGTTCGACGGGGACAACGACGGCCAGGTCCGGGCCATCGAGAACCTGATGCAGCAGGGCGCGAACACCATCCTGATCACGCCGAGCTCGTCCACCGGGGTGCTGGACGCGATCAAGCGGGCCCGCGAGGCCGGGGTGCTGGTGCTCGCGCTGGACACCGCGACCGAGCCGGCGGAGGCGGTGGACGCCACCATCGCCACCGACAACGTCGAGGCCGGCCGTCAGCAGGGCGCCTACGTCAAGGCGGCGCTGGCCGGTGCCGCACCGAAGCTGCTGATGGTGGACGGCACCGCGGGCAGCACGGTGGACACCCAGCGCCACAGCGGTTTCCTCAAGGGCATCGGGCTGGCCGACGACGCGCCGCAGATCCTCGGCCGCACCCCGGCCAACGGCGACCAGAGCCTGGCGCAGCAGGGCGTGGAGAACCTGTTGCAGCGCACCACCGACATCAACGCGGTGTACACCATGAACGAGCCGATGGGCCGTGGTGCCTACGCCGCGCTGCAGGCCCGCGGCCTGGTGGACCGGGTGGCGATGGGCTCGATCGACGGCGGCTGCGAAGGCGTGCAGAACGTCAAGGACGGCGAGTACGCGGCGACCGTCATGCAGTTCCCGAAGAAGATGGCCGAGCAGGGGGTGGCCGCGGCGGTCGACTACGCCAAGACCGGCAAGAAGCCGGCCGGGTTCGTGAACACCGGGTCCGTGGTGATCAGCGACCGGCCGGTGCCGGGCCTGGAGAGCCAGAACACCGACTGGGGACTGCAGAACTGCTGGGGGGACCGGAAATGA
- a CDS encoding ABC transporter permease yields the protein MTSATATKTAPLDEKPSVGELFLRAPAVGPALALLVAILVFAFSTDTFLNLDNLSLVVQQSLVIGTLALGQTLIILTSGIDLANAAAMVLGTLLMAKLFVGGVDGIFALLLGIAATAVLGAVTGSLVTRIKLPPFIVTLGMLTMLTATAKLVAGGQGVQIDSGLLTWLGTRRYLFGGIPVTYGMTLALLMYLGMWYALTKTAWGKHVYAVGNAPESARLSGIKVNRTILSVYVTAGVIFGIAAWQALGRVPNADPNAFQLGNLDSITAVVLGGTSLFGGRGSVIGTMLGALVVAVLRSGLTQLGVDALYQDVATGALVIAAVAVDRLARRKS from the coding sequence ATGACATCCGCAACCGCGACCAAAACCGCGCCGCTCGACGAAAAGCCGAGCGTCGGCGAGCTTTTCCTGCGCGCCCCCGCCGTCGGCCCCGCGCTGGCGCTGCTGGTGGCCATCCTGGTGTTCGCCTTCTCCACCGACACCTTTCTCAACCTGGACAACCTTTCCCTGGTGGTGCAGCAGTCGCTGGTGATCGGCACGCTGGCGCTCGGCCAGACGCTGATCATCCTGACCTCCGGGATCGACCTGGCCAACGCGGCCGCGATGGTGCTCGGCACCCTGCTGATGGCGAAGCTGTTCGTCGGCGGGGTGGACGGGATCTTCGCGCTGCTGCTTGGCATCGCGGCCACCGCGGTGCTCGGCGCGGTCACCGGCTCGCTGGTCACCAGGATCAAGCTGCCGCCGTTCATCGTCACGCTCGGCATGCTGACCATGCTCACCGCCACCGCGAAACTGGTCGCCGGTGGACAGGGCGTGCAGATCGACAGCGGGCTGCTCACCTGGCTGGGGACTCGGCGTTACCTGTTCGGCGGCATCCCGGTCACCTACGGCATGACGCTGGCGCTGCTGATGTACCTCGGCATGTGGTACGCGCTGACCAAGACCGCGTGGGGCAAGCACGTCTACGCCGTCGGCAACGCGCCGGAGTCCGCGCGGCTGTCCGGGATCAAGGTCAACCGGACCATTCTTTCGGTGTATGTGACCGCCGGGGTGATCTTCGGGATCGCTGCCTGGCAGGCGCTGGGCCGGGTGCCCAACGCCGACCCGAACGCCTTCCAGCTCGGCAACCTGGACTCGATCACCGCCGTGGTGCTCGGCGGCACCAGCCTGTTCGGCGGCCGCGGCTCGGTGATCGGCACCATGCTGGGCGCGCTGGTGGTGGCCGTGCTCCGGTCCGGGCTGACCCAGCTCGGCGTGGACGCGCTGTACCAGGACGTGGCCACCGGCGCGCTGGTGATCGCCGCGGTGGCGGTGGACCGTTTGGCGAGGAGGAAGTCGTGA
- a CDS encoding ATP-binding cassette domain-containing protein, producing the protein MTEAAKPTLAARGLVKRYGRVTALDGADFDLYPGEVLAVVGDNGAGKSSLIKALSGALVPDAGEIEVDGETVHFRTPIDARRYGIETVYQDLAVAPALDIATNMFLGREKRRTGPLGLVRKLDTAAMRAEAQRVLDELGIKVKSITQPVETLSGGQRQGVAVARAAAFGTKAVIMDEPTAALGVAESGKVLALIDRIRARGLPVVLISHNMPHVFDIADRIHVHRLGRRAAVVTPETHSMNQVVGLITGALRIGENGEVEEVAAAVRAGLT; encoded by the coding sequence GTGACCGAAGCAGCGAAGCCCACCCTGGCGGCCCGCGGGCTGGTCAAGCGCTACGGCCGGGTCACCGCGCTGGACGGCGCCGACTTCGACCTGTACCCGGGCGAGGTGCTGGCCGTGGTCGGCGACAACGGCGCCGGCAAGTCCAGCCTGATCAAGGCGCTGTCCGGGGCGCTGGTGCCGGACGCGGGCGAGATCGAGGTGGACGGCGAGACCGTGCACTTCCGCACCCCGATCGACGCCCGGCGCTACGGGATCGAGACGGTCTACCAGGACCTCGCCGTCGCGCCCGCACTGGACATCGCCACGAACATGTTCCTGGGCAGGGAAAAGCGGCGCACCGGACCGCTCGGCCTTGTCCGCAAGCTGGACACCGCCGCGATGCGGGCCGAGGCGCAGCGGGTGCTGGACGAGCTGGGCATCAAGGTCAAGTCGATCACCCAGCCGGTGGAGACGTTGTCCGGTGGGCAACGTCAGGGCGTCGCGGTGGCGCGGGCCGCCGCGTTCGGCACCAAGGCGGTGATCATGGACGAGCCGACTGCCGCGCTCGGTGTCGCCGAGTCCGGCAAGGTGCTCGCGCTGATCGACCGGATCCGCGCCCGCGGCCTGCCGGTGGTGCTGATCAGCCACAACATGCCGCACGTGTTCGACATCGCGGACCGGATCCACGTGCACCGGCTCGGCCGGCGCGCTGCCGTGGTCACGCCGGAGACGCACAGCATGAACCAGGTGGTCGGGCTGATCACCGGTGCGCTGCGGATCGGCGAGAACGGTGAGGTGGAAGAGGTGGCGGCGGCGGTGCGGGCCGGGCTGACGTGA
- a CDS encoding PfkB family carbohydrate kinase, with the protein MLLAGLCTVDLVQRVAEFPGAGEAARKVQSRAVDVAAGGPATNAAVTVAALGGQATLLTVLGAHPLAGLARADLESCGVRVLDALPEHLAPPAVSAVVVRERDGERTVVSHNAAALGEKPAFCLPFDGQIADFLPVRAVLVDGHHPELALAAARWARASGVPVLLDAGSWKPVLDELLPLVDIAACSADFRAPGRSLHERGVPAVVTTNGPAPVRWSTLDDSGEVSVPRVRARDTLGAGDVWHGALAWGVGRFELPELIGFANEVAAERVRHAGPRSWTAAVRGLVAGLERGT; encoded by the coding sequence ATCCTGCTGGCCGGACTGTGCACGGTGGACCTGGTGCAGCGGGTGGCCGAGTTCCCCGGTGCGGGCGAGGCGGCGCGGAAGGTGCAGTCGCGGGCCGTGGACGTCGCCGCCGGGGGGCCGGCGACGAACGCGGCGGTGACCGTGGCCGCGCTCGGTGGGCAGGCCACCCTGCTCACCGTGCTCGGCGCGCATCCGCTGGCCGGCCTCGCCCGCGCCGATCTGGAGTCCTGCGGCGTCCGGGTGCTCGACGCGCTGCCGGAGCACCTGGCGCCGCCCGCGGTCAGCGCCGTGGTGGTCCGCGAACGCGACGGCGAACGCACCGTCGTTTCCCACAACGCCGCCGCCCTCGGCGAAAAGCCGGCTTTTTGCCTTCCGTTCGACGGGCAAATAGCCGACTTTTTGCCCGTACGGGCGGTGCTGGTGGACGGGCACCATCCGGAGCTGGCGCTGGCCGCCGCGCGGTGGGCGCGGGCGAGCGGGGTGCCGGTGCTGCTGGACGCGGGCAGCTGGAAGCCGGTGCTGGACGAACTGCTGCCGCTGGTGGACATCGCGGCCTGCTCGGCGGACTTCCGCGCGCCGGGGCGGTCGCTGCACGAGCGCGGCGTGCCAGCGGTGGTCACCACGAACGGCCCCGCCCCGGTTCGGTGGTCCACTTTGGACGATTCGGGTGAGGTGTCGGTGCCGCGGGTGCGAGCGCGCGACACCCTTGGCGCCGGCGACGTGTGGCACGGCGCGCTCGCTTGGGGTGTGGGCAGGTTCGAGCTGCCCGAGCTGATCGGTTTCGCCAACGAGGTGGCCGCCGAGCGCGTGCGGCACGCAGGTCCGCGGTCCTGGACGGCCGCGGTAAGAGGACTGGTCGCCGGACTGGAAAGAGGAACTTGA
- a CDS encoding nucleoside/nucleotide kinase family protein translates to MTTFDDLLARAQDFASSERRTVLGIVGAPASGKTTLAWGLAEKLGTRAAVVGMDGFHLAQVELQRLGRAERKGAPDTFDADGYVHLLRRLKDGTETVYAPEFRREIEEPIAGAVPVPPEVRLVITEGNYLLLDEDPWRGIRPLLDEAWFLAPDEPERLERLVTRHRRYGRTLVEAQQRALGSDQRNADLITATAPRADLVLENMPLVNFAI, encoded by the coding sequence ATGACAACCTTCGACGATTTGCTGGCCAGGGCGCAGGATTTCGCCTCGAGCGAGCGGCGGACCGTGCTCGGCATCGTGGGCGCACCCGCTTCGGGCAAGACCACTCTGGCCTGGGGATTGGCCGAGAAACTGGGCACCAGGGCCGCGGTGGTCGGCATGGACGGCTTCCACCTGGCGCAGGTGGAGCTGCAACGGCTTGGCCGCGCCGAGCGCAAGGGCGCGCCGGACACCTTCGACGCCGACGGTTACGTGCATCTGCTGCGGCGCTTGAAGGACGGCACCGAGACGGTCTACGCGCCGGAGTTCCGGCGGGAGATCGAGGAGCCGATCGCGGGTGCGGTGCCGGTGCCGCCGGAGGTGCGGCTGGTCATCACCGAAGGCAACTACCTGTTGCTGGACGAGGATCCGTGGCGCGGCATCCGGCCGCTGCTGGACGAGGCGTGGTTCCTGGCCCCGGACGAACCGGAGCGGCTGGAGCGGCTGGTCACCCGGCACCGGCGGTACGGCCGCACGCTGGTGGAGGCGCAGCAGCGCGCGCTCGGTTCGGACCAGCGCAACGCGGACCTGATCACCGCCACCGCGCCGAGGGCGGATCTGGTGCTGGAGAACATGCCGCTGGTCAATTTCGCGATCTGA
- a CDS encoding SDR family oxidoreductase, with amino-acid sequence MNGVLIVTGGSRGIGAAVCTLAAHHGYDVVVNYRNDADAASAVVDYAKSCGRRALAVRADVSDEDEVRGMFETASALGPITNLVNNAGITGFSPGRLDEQTVTGVRRVFDVNVTGVFLCAREAVKRMSTRYGGGGGSIVNVSSTAARLGSAGEWVHYAASKAAVETMTLGLAQEVAAERIRVNAVAPGMVETQLHAEAGLHDRLERLAPSIPLGRPAQPEEIAEAVLWLLSPAASYATGAVLPIGGGR; translated from the coding sequence ATGAACGGTGTTCTGATCGTTACCGGGGGTAGTCGGGGTATCGGCGCCGCGGTCTGCACCTTGGCCGCGCACCACGGGTACGACGTGGTGGTCAACTACCGCAACGACGCCGACGCGGCGAGCGCGGTGGTGGATTATGCGAAGAGCTGCGGCCGGCGGGCGTTGGCGGTGCGGGCGGACGTCTCCGACGAGGACGAGGTGCGCGGCATGTTCGAAACCGCGTCCGCGCTGGGCCCGATCACGAATCTGGTGAACAACGCCGGCATCACCGGGTTCAGCCCGGGGCGGCTGGACGAGCAGACGGTGACCGGGGTGCGCCGGGTGTTCGACGTCAACGTCACCGGCGTTTTCCTGTGCGCGCGGGAGGCCGTGAAGCGGATGTCCACTCGCTACGGTGGCGGCGGCGGTTCGATCGTGAACGTCTCGTCCACCGCGGCGCGCCTCGGCTCGGCCGGGGAATGGGTGCACTACGCGGCAAGCAAGGCCGCGGTGGAGACGATGACCCTGGGCCTGGCCCAGGAGGTCGCCGCCGAGCGGATCCGGGTGAACGCGGTCGCGCCCGGCATGGTGGAAACCCAGCTGCACGCCGAAGCCGGACTGCACGACCGGCTGGAGCGCCTCGCCCCGAGCATCCCGCTCGGCCGGCCCGCCCAGCCCGAAGAGATCGCCGAAGCGGTGCTGTGGCTGCTTTCCCCGGCCGCGTCCTACGCCACCGGTGCGGTGCTGCCGATCGGCGGCGGCCGTTAG
- a CDS encoding S1 family peptidase, with protein MRRVTVAGLIGAILVLGFGAAPANAVANGKDASTGMFPFAVKLTMTDIPKPDGSTYDSACSAGLISPQWIATAGHCFHDVNGKPVSGPVPYDTTATVGKANTDDESGTVVDVVEVRQSGVNDVALAKLAEPVHGVTTLDVATSAPEKDDALTLAGWGATEETNPVPSTQLRYGKVAVGSVAESTAGVHGVWPSADTSACTYDSGAPYFAGNTLVSVESDGPGCPHDGEETTARVDILADWIHQQIG; from the coding sequence ATGCGCAGGGTGACGGTCGCTGGTCTGATCGGTGCGATTCTGGTGCTGGGATTCGGCGCGGCTCCGGCCAACGCCGTCGCCAACGGCAAGGACGCGAGTACCGGGATGTTCCCCTTCGCGGTGAAGCTGACCATGACGGACATCCCGAAACCGGACGGCAGCACCTACGACAGCGCCTGCTCGGCCGGCCTGATCAGTCCACAGTGGATCGCCACCGCCGGGCACTGCTTCCACGACGTGAACGGCAAGCCGGTGAGCGGCCCGGTTCCCTACGATACCACCGCGACGGTCGGCAAGGCCAACACCGACGACGAGTCCGGCACCGTGGTCGACGTGGTGGAGGTCCGCCAGTCCGGGGTGAACGACGTCGCGCTGGCCAAGCTCGCCGAACCGGTGCACGGGGTGACCACGCTGGACGTGGCCACCAGCGCGCCGGAAAAGGACGATGCCCTCACGCTCGCCGGCTGGGGCGCCACCGAGGAGACGAACCCGGTGCCGTCGACCCAGCTGCGGTACGGGAAGGTCGCCGTCGGCAGCGTCGCGGAGAGCACCGCCGGCGTGCACGGCGTGTGGCCGTCCGCCGACACCAGCGCCTGCACCTACGACTCGGGCGCACCGTACTTCGCCGGCAACACCCTGGTCTCGGTGGAGAGCGACGGCCCCGGCTGCCCGCACGACGGCGAGGAGACCACCGCCCGCGTCG